GGGCCTCCTGAGCCATGAAGAGCTTATGCAGGTGTCCCTCGAAATTGCATGTAAATATGTGGCTGCTTCATCTTCAGACATGGACAGGGGCAGACTTTAATTCATTGCCTTGTGTTTGTTAAAGAagactttgggtttttttttttttactcaaagcTGACTGCTCTGACTTTGAAGGAGACCCTTCCCCGGATTACTCATCTATAGTAAGGGGCCATAAACTCTTTTAAAGAgctaaagaataaatacattaagCATTGTGGctgacaatttttaatttttttaagaaactacttttttttttaaataaaaaattttatttatgtatttatttactaatttttagaagggggaagagagggagagaaacatcgatgtgagaggaaaacatccattggttgcctctcatacatgccctgactggaaccgaacctacaacccaggcatgtgcccagactgggggtCAAGCTGTGACACTGCCCAAGCAACTCAGCCACATTAATCAgggcaccatttttttttaacaactattttaaaatgtaaaaaaacatcTTTAGTTTTCAGGCTGTAGAAATACAAGCCACAGCCTGGAGATGACTCATGAGCTGTAGGGTGCTGACCCCTCGTTCAAAGAGAATGAccattgagcacttgaaatgtggctgatACAAACTGAGACATGCTATAGATGTAAATACACACCATATCTTTAAGACAGGGTGAAAAACAGAATGTTAAATCTCTCACTAATAACTTTTTTACATCaattacatattaaaaagatGGTACTTTAGATATATTGGAATAAACACATCTGAATGTGTTATCTTTTACATCTTAATGTGACTAGAAAAGGTAAAATTGCTTACGTAgtttacattatatttctattagcAAATGCTGGTCTAGAGTCAATTACTGCCTCCTTTGGACTTGGTAGCCTTTGATTTCTTTGACTGAATTAACTTGTTGGTTTATTGTCTCTCTGGTTCCTTTGGCCCTCACCTCCTATTCTCTCTActaaaaattagattaaataaaACACCATAATAGCAACCCTTATTTAGCCAGCCAGGATTTCATGGTACAGTTAAGCTCTTCAGTGTATTAACTGTCAGATTCTTCAATATCTTTctgaactttctatttttttgtatctCTTTTTAGGTGTTGGATCCCAGAACACGAATGATATTATTCAAGATGTTGACTAGAGGAGTGATATCAGAGATAAATGGCTGCATTAGCACAGGAAAAGAAGTGAGCTTTTCTTTGGATGCCTGAgtgttttcatgttcttatttcaGATAAGAAATGAAACTAAGGcacttagaaataaaatgtgcctttaaaaggaaaaactatatATAAGCCAGGATAGTCtaatcagtatttaaaaatggctttatCAATATTTATAGCTAGGTAGGAAGTTGTGCACATAATTGTGCCTTTTCACTGCTGTTACTTTACCACATTGTTAAGTCCAACTAGTGCTCAGCAGTACTAATGGTCGGTTTACTACAGGCCTGAGTCCTAATCAGAGAGTTAATAAAAGGGGTGGGGCTTATGGCCTAGTTCCTATGAGTCAGCTATtatctctcattttttaatatatggatATGTAGAAAGACAAACATGGTGTTTTTaaattagtcattttttaaagattttatttatttttagagagaggggaagggagagagaaagagagggagagaaatgtcagtgtttggttgcctctcacatgccccctattgggaacccagcctgcaaccccggcatgtgccctaactgggtaTCGAACAGGTGatcctttgttttgcaggccggctcttaatccactgagccacacaagccagggctaaattagCAACTAATTCTATGGGAAGCAGTTCTCAgtaaaattcaatttataaatCATGAGATATAAGGAtgtcttcagatattttttaCATGCCTgagatataaaaatgtttgaaaccACTTCTCACGTGTATTTAAGTTGGATTTTACTATGTATGTAATTTGGAGCtatatttattgtactttttaattaaCGTATTCAAAAGATGACAGTGTTCTTTATGCATATTATTGCAGTTCacttttttaacttttggggATAGAatcaaataaattgaaaaagtaaaatactgtTTGTACTTATTTAACACAAACttaattttctttggttttgacTTAAAATAGGCTAATGTATACCATGCTAGCACAACAAATGGAGAGAGCAGagcaattaaaatttataaaacttctaTTTTGGTGTTCAAAGATCGGGATAAGTATGTAAGCGGGGAATTCAGGTGAGCTCAGATGTATTTTTTCCAATTGGCTTAATTTCtgaatcctaaaaaaaaaaaaactagaatagaATGattcaaataacaaatatttttcttgttcaaGGTTTCGTCATGGCTATTGTAAAGGAAACCCCAGAAAAATGGTGAAAACTtgggcagaaaaagaaatgaggaactTGATTAGGTGACTTTCTGGGGGTGTGTCTGTGCTGTCTGTGCTTTGGGCATTGGCCTCAGCTCTTTCCTGCTGGCAGATCCTAGGGCATTCTGTCCAAAGATAGGGATACAGTGGTGCTAAGTTCTATTAGATCTGCTGAGGTAAGCTGAAACACACTTCTGGACAAGGAGGAGCTACCTTACCTTGTCTGTTTTAAGAACTCATTTATACAGCAAGGCGGGATCATTAAAAGATCCTTAGAAGCCATGTAAAAACTTTCAGAATTTTTACTGAGGATAATAAAGAGCTGTTATAGGATTTTAAACAGTGAAGTGACTTACTCAGGTGGAAAGAATGGTGCATCATTCTTAAATAGGTATTAGAGTTTAGAAAGTTTTGTTAGGTTCAAAACTCTttatcagtttccttttcttcttccagtccAGTTTTACACATTTCTATATTCTTTGAACTGACACCTAATATGCTGTACATAGGTGACACACTGGCTCTTTTAGTATTAAGCAGATACTAATGCTTGTCTTGAAAGCCCTTCTGAAATCTGCATGTACTTAGTTAGCTATTAGGTATGAGTCCAGCTAATCATTGTTTTTGCTAATTGTTGTTCAGGCTGATCAACTCAAAAGATCATTGCAGACGTAGTCACTGTATTTTGTCAATtctaagacacattttttcacaGTTCAACATCTCTGGAATTGGATAGAGTATTACAGGCCTTGGGATGTTGTGATTGAATCGCCACTGTTTTGTTGTTCTTGGTGGTGTGTGATGGTGTGACTTTAAATCTCTAATGTCTTAATAGTTTTTGAAATACGATAGTACAGTTGAGGGGCTCTGGTGCCATTTTCTAACAGCAGTATTAATCTTGTGTAGTGCAGCTATTGTAATTTGTTTTAGATGGTGTTTTGACTTTTCATTTGTCCTTTTGTCTGTTTTAATATCACAGGCTAAACACAGCTGGGATCCCATGCCCCGAACCTATCTTGCTAAGAAGTCATGTTCTTGTCATGGGTTTTATTGGTAAAGATGACATGTGAGTATGTAGAAGGCCTAATAGTTACATGCTCAGAATTATATTTCTAAGTGCTTTGAATTACCCAATATATgagtattttctatttaaatagcttgttttattttggaacattttttatGACTCTTTCCCAGTGTATTAATGCATAgagttattaatttattttaccactctggctaatgtggctcagttgtttgggcattgtcccgcaaaaCGAATGGTCGCaggtacaattcccagtcagagtgcatgcctgggttgcaggctgggttccTGTTGGCATGCAttcaagaggcagctgatcagtgtatctcacattgatgtttctcttcctctctttctccctcctttcccttcactctaagaatatgtaaataaaatatttaaaaaatttattctgtctttttaagTCTCAAATGCTTCAGAATAACAAGGTACAgtgtttttttgggtttttttgtttgtttgtttgttttgaggaatATTTTGTACAGTAAGCTGGGGAAGCACCTGTTGCTTGACAGAATGGTACATCTATAGTGAGCCAGGTTGTTCAGTGATGAGTTGTAGAAGAGAAGTACTTGTAACAAATGCAGTGTAAAGCAAGAAAACTTGTCTTGGTCACTTTATCttcattgttcattttattcttattaaagGCCAGCACCACTCCTGAAAAACATCCAGTTATCAGAATCCAAGGCTCGGGAGTTGTACCTGCAGGTCATCCAATACATGAGGATAATGTATCAAGATGCCAGACTTGTCCATGCAGATCTCAGTGAATTTAACATGTTGTGAGTGTGTTTTGTCCCTTAGGAACCTCCCATAAGTCATTTCATgtcctttaaaaacataaacaaaacccCAATCCAAGATGCCATGCCAAATTCAAAAGTATTAAAGTTGGCTTCCACATGGTCAGTATAGGGTGTGTTTCCTGCCTTGGGTGACCTTAGTCATTAAAGTGAGCCCTCACGTTACCATAGGGGAATGTGCATCTTGCTGATGTCTCTCACAGTCCCTGCCTGTCTGGCCCACAGGTACAGTGGTGGGGGTGTGTacatcattgatgtttctcagtcTGTGGAGCATGACCACCCACATGCCTTGGAGTTCTTGAGAAAAGATTGTGCTAATGTCAATGGTGagtggaaattttaattttttaccagCTTGTGTGTGTTAGTTCTGTACTCTGTTAAGCTGGTGATATAAAATGTTGGGACTAAGTCGTTCAATGCATGATACTTACACCATTAGCTGTCAGatggtatattttcatttttttgtttctctgtaaagTTGTTGGAATAATAACCTTTTCTCTAGTAAAGCTGTCCCAAATATTTTCCTCCTGACAGACTTCTTTCTGAAGCACAACGTTGCTGTGATGACTGTGCGGGAACTCTTTGAATTTGTCACAGACCCATCAATTACGCAGGAGAACATGGATGCTTATCTCTCAAAGGTGAGATGGggcaaggaaggaaaaacaaaacaaaacaaaacaaaatcccaaaATAGCAGTAGTAATTGGCCTTTATGTGGCTCTTCTGAGGACTCAAATTGCTCAGcacaatttttgtttatttgacagCTTCCTGAGatcttttccttctgatttcaCAGCTGGGGAATCAAAAGTATAGTAAAATGCCAATGGTAAAGCCAGATTTTAATTGTTAGGCAAGATTACATAGACTGTCAAAGTTGTAAACATTTAATAAGAAACCTGTTGTTAGCTTTTGATCATTAATTCCTTTCTCTTGTTTCTCAAAAGCCTTTCTGAATCACAATTcttaaaaatgtggtaaaatacacaaagtataaaatttaccattttaaccatttaagtgtacagttcagtggcattaagtatgttcacattgttgtgcaaccatcaccatgatTAATCCACAAAACTTTTATATCTTGTGAAACGAGCTGCTTCATAAggtaaacactaactccccatttctccctcctcccagctcatTCTCCCTTTGGTCTATAATGGTGACTactcacataagtggaatcatacaccATTAGTTTTTTTtagctgacttatttcacttggcataatgtcctcaaagttcaTTCATGATGTAGGATGTGTCAGAATTCTCTTCTTTTGAAAATGGAGTAGTATTTCTATTGTATGTGcataccacatttgtttatccattcatccatctatgaacactttggttgcttccaccttttggctgttgaataatgctgctgtgcaCATGGGTATGCACATATCTCTTCAAGactctgcttttaattcttttgatgtagactcaaaaatgaaattaatggtccagtgtggtttctttagttggagcattgtcctgtgcaccaaaaggttgcaggttcaatttctggtcagggcacacacctaggttgtaggttcagtccccagttggggcacatacaggaggtagccagttgatgtttctctctcacattgatgcttctctctctctctctctctctcccccaccccttctctctctctctgtcttccccatcCAAAAAAATTGGTAAATGTGTCCTCAAGCCAGGATTTAAGGAAAAACAGTGGAAttaattactggatcatatggtaattctacttttaattttttgagtaacaCCCATGCTGTTTTCCTTAGTGACTGCCCCATTTTACATATCCATCAACAATGTGCAAgggtttcaattttgttttatttttgtggggttttgggTTTTCTTGAGTAGCTGTCCTGGTAAGTATGAGGTGGTATCACAtagttttgatgtgcatttctcAAATGATGTTCAgcgtcttttcatgtgcttgttgaccatttatatatcttctttggagacatgtctagttaagttttttgcccattttgtaatcagttttttttttttttttttagttaaaggagttctttatatattgtgaatATCATTAACACCATatgatttacacatatttttctcccattccatatgCTGCCTTTTTACTCTGATTATTGCATCCTTTGAAGCacaaggttttaattttgatatccAGGTTTTCTGTTGTTCTTGTTACCTCTGAATTGTAGAATATTGAACACATGGCATGGCATAAATGCCCCTACACAAGTTTTCAACCTTTAtcatatcttttcatatttcttttccttggaaTGCCTTCCCATTTCTACCCTTGCTTATCTTTCTTCGTTGAATGAACTTTAAAGCTCAGTTCAGAAAGCTTTCTTGAGAAATCAGgcagaaataattatttccaaaGGTTGTGCAGTCATCTTTCAGGATTCAAGGAGGACTGGTTTCAGGACCCTTCTAGAGGACACCAAAATCCAAGGATGTTCAATCTTTTATATAAAACGGTGTGGTATTTGTATATAACCTACACATAGCTGCCTGTATACTCTAAATCGTGTCTGGGTTACTTATAATtcctaataaaatgtaaatggtatGTCAGTAGTTGTTACATTGTATTATTtaggaaataatgacaagaaaaagttTGTACGTGTTCAATACAGATGTAGTCATCATAGGCCTAAATACAGTGTTCATGTCAGCAATGCAGTTAACACtctttttggatattttcagtccagaattggttgaatctgggGATACAGAACCATGGttacagatatatagatatggAGGGCCAGCTGcaatttttatgttatgtaaCCATTATACAAGTAGATAGAACGATTTTGTCACTCTTTACTAGACTATTGATATTAACTCTTAAAAGACAGGGATTTCATTCTTGTATTCCCTGTACCTAAGTAGTACCTGGCAATAGTAGGTAATTCCATATGTTAATTGAATGACTAAATATCACATAATTTTTGTTCCTTAACTCTAACACTAATTTTAGTATATGatcttaaaacaaaaagccaCCTAgtactgttcattcttttttctgtatattctaAATACAGTAGAGAATAAATCTTCGGTTTTACAGTGTTATAAGCCAGAAGAATCCTGTAGAACCTTTGTCACATTTTAGTGTCAGTCATTGTTGAGATTGCTTTCTTTAGTGGTTTATGCTGCAGCAGCGTTAGGGCCATATACTCAAATTGGAGGATAATCTACTCTCTTTGATTCCCTTCATTGACTGCTCAAGAGTTAAGGAATGGTTCTTTTCATACTTCGGGTATGAATTATCCTTTAGTAAATATTCCTGCTAGTTGTTTAAAAATTAGTAAGAGTAGAATGCTTTTGAGAAAGAGGCTAAGGATTCCCTGAGGTTAGCTAAGTATGATTTATTCTGTTACTTTTGGGTCGATGGCAGTCTTTCTGGTGAGGGCTAACATGGAGAGCTAACCTGACTGCTGGAGTACAATAAGTCCTTTATTTTGTGAAGAGGTGATACCAAGAAGGATTAGAACAGATTTATACTTAAGTTGGGAAATGGATGTATATCTTACAGAGTTTGAATGTGAAGGAaagtaattgtttttgtttttgttttctcaaggCTATGGAAATAGCATCCCAAAGGACCAAGGAAGAAAGGTCCAGCCAAGATCATGTAGATGAAGAGGTAAGAGGTACCATCTATTCATAGCCTTAGGAAACACTTGTGCTTTGaggtctttttaaaagtattgttaaggtgccctgactggtgtggttcagttggttgggtgtcatcccacaaagcaaaagattaCCAGTTCActtcctgggtcagggcacatgcctaagttgcaggtttggtccctggttggagcacatgtgacaggcaaccaatcgatgtttctctctcacatcagtgtttctcttgctgtctttctccctccttctctccctaataaataaatattttaaaaaatattaataaggcATGAACTTGCTTTTAATAGAtaagcagttttttaaatgatggtaTTTTATAGAGATGTAATATCTTACTTAGCAACATTATTCCACTCAGCAACCCATTAGcccaaaaacattttaaagaaccTACTAGAATATATGATTCAACAAGGAAAAGCCTGTTTCGACTTtcaaatgtagatttttaaattatttaaatgttgatTGCAGTAACATTgtaaattttcaatatttatgtttgttaaaaatattttaattttgggaatTAGTGTACTTTTTGTGAAGGTGATCTGCAGgtagtcttattttattttttaaattctcacggCTATTATTGTGCTGGATAATACAAGATACCCTGTATTTATCAGCAGTTCTGAACCTTTTTTCAGGGTAGCAGAGTGGGTGATACCCCTGTGTTAGAAGGTATTCCTTTGTAAGGCACAGCCAGGTAATTACATTCCTTTTTCTcccactcagaaaaaaaatgtgtaatgcaaaggaggagagagaaatgttATTCTAAGGGTAACCTTACATCATAGTTTGTTATCATTGGTAACAAATTACTCTTGGCATAGCACACAGCACATGTAACACTGGCCTGTGCAGACAGTCTGGCtggtggattcttttttttttttttttatgacttgATAGGGGGTGAGGGTGCTGAGTGTAAGTAAGAAATATGTAAcagtttcagttttacttttcccCTGTGTGTGTTAGGTGTTTAAACGAGCATATATTCCTAGAACCTtgaatgaagtaaaaaattaCGAGAGGGATATGGATATAATGATGAAATTGAAGGAAGAGGACATGGCCATGAATGCCCAGCAGGACAATGTGAGTAACTTGGTTTATGTGGAGCCGCTGTCCCAGGCCTGCAGTAATGAATGCTGGCTTCTAATCTAGTGAGGTGGCTGATTCCTTTTGCGTTAACATGTCCTTTGTGCACATTGGATGTAAAAAGGGAATTCATTtgtatttatgaaagaaaatgacacattTGAAGGAGCCTAAAACTACAGttgtagaaaaggaaaatctATACAAAAGTCTAGgatataaatgaatattatacTGGACCCATTAATACATATATTTCAGGgtctggaaatattttttgttaaagggccatacagtaaatattttaggttttgcagaCCAAAAAGCAAAATTGAGGCTATTGTATAGatcattataaaaacaaaagttttctcCAAATGTTTATTGATGAAATCAAAAGcactttaataataattaatttacaGCTTTTCATGATACAGGTCTAATGAGGGGAGGATGGAGTTATTTTGGGGAGAATATTTTTCACTTCATTGAGATTCAAAGAGTTTTCCATCATTAAATTCATCGCAAATGTTCATCGGTAGAAACCATCAATTTGTCAGTGGTATTTGGCCTATAGGCTGGAATCTCCTGATACTGGACAAGATTAACACCCATGATATACTACTTTCTTTG
This Phyllostomus discolor isolate MPI-MPIP mPhyDis1 chromosome 5, mPhyDis1.pri.v3, whole genome shotgun sequence DNA region includes the following protein-coding sequences:
- the RIOK1 gene encoding serine/threonine-protein kinase RIO1; this translates as MDYRRLLMSRVVPGQFDDADSSDSENINWKIRKEEDDFLCEDFQNNVNERMDEGEIEDEEEDYEDEDDWDWDDGIGKLTKGCISNGGSNPQANRQPSSYNSAKMSTPADKVLRKYENKINLDKLNVTDSVINKVTEKSRQKEADMYRIKDKADRATVEQVLDPRTRMILFKMLTRGVISEINGCISTGKEANVYHASTTNGESRAIKIYKTSILVFKDRDKYVSGEFRFRHGYCKGNPRKMVKTWAEKEMRNLIRLNTAGIPCPEPILLRSHVLVMGFIGKDDMPAPLLKNIQLSESKARELYLQVIQYMRIMYQDARLVHADLSEFNMLYSGGGVYIIDVSQSVEHDHPHALEFLRKDCANVNDFFLKHNVAVMTVRELFEFVTDPSITQENMDAYLSKAMEIASQRTKEERSSQDHVDEEVFKRAYIPRTLNEVKNYERDMDIMMKLKEEDMAMNAQQDNILYQTVTGLKKDLSGVQKVPALLENQVKEKNCDSEDAGSSECSDAASEEQGDYVCSRKPTTDLEVDKKERKKMVKEAQREKRKNKIPKHVKKRKEKTAKTKKGK